In Planctomycetia bacterium, one genomic interval encodes:
- a CDS encoding ABC transporter ATP-binding protein: protein MKLANPTTRILNKSIQAQPAEVLMIDQTAIRAHQLGKCYHRYTRQWDRIRQWFRGGRRKYYSEHWALQPLNLHIPRGQTTGILGANGSGKSTLLQLIAGTLNPSTGSLAVHGRVAALLELGSGFHPEFSGWENVRLQASILGLSEEEILDKSEQIARFSELAEALDRPLRTYSSGMILRLGFSIAISIDPDILLVDEALAVGDLHFQQKCMRRIQQLREQGVTILLVTHDLGTTKRLCETVHVLDQGRLVQSGPAEPVCNWYVAHLLADRGQKEALPIPTSGSIYRHGNRQAEILSWHWSDSNKFSCPEKTTRHQQLWLDSEQTLCVKVKFHQSMRKPVLGFYLRDQFGTELMGENTYNAGISLTGTAGNETTIEFRFGLHLRPGTYTLCLGLVDDPAQPVCLDWIDQAMFLHVHDPKPGRVIHGLFAEPVSVRTLAS from the coding sequence ATGAAGCTGGCAAATCCAACAACACGAATTCTCAACAAGAGCATCCAGGCTCAACCCGCTGAGGTCTTAATGATAGACCAGACTGCGATTCGTGCGCACCAGCTGGGCAAATGCTATCACCGTTACACCCGCCAATGGGATCGGATCAGGCAATGGTTCAGAGGCGGAAGGAGAAAATACTATTCCGAACACTGGGCACTGCAACCTCTCAACCTGCATATTCCGAGAGGCCAGACGACAGGCATCCTCGGCGCGAACGGATCAGGTAAATCAACACTGCTGCAGTTGATCGCCGGCACCCTGAATCCCAGCACAGGCAGCTTGGCAGTACATGGCCGGGTTGCAGCCCTGTTGGAGCTAGGCAGTGGCTTTCATCCCGAATTCAGCGGATGGGAAAATGTACGCCTGCAGGCTTCCATTCTGGGACTCTCCGAAGAAGAGATTCTTGATAAATCGGAGCAGATTGCCCGATTCAGCGAACTGGCCGAGGCTCTTGATCGACCTCTGCGTACCTATTCCAGTGGCATGATCTTGCGTCTGGGATTCAGCATTGCCATCAGCATAGATCCTGACATCCTGCTGGTGGATGAAGCATTGGCTGTCGGCGATCTGCACTTTCAGCAGAAATGCATGCGACGCATTCAGCAACTGCGGGAACAGGGGGTTACGATCCTTCTTGTGACGCACGACCTGGGAACCACCAAACGGCTTTGCGAAACCGTGCATGTTCTTGATCAGGGCAGGCTGGTGCAGTCCGGTCCCGCCGAGCCTGTTTGCAACTGGTATGTCGCCCATCTGCTTGCGGATCGCGGCCAGAAAGAGGCATTGCCCATCCCCACCTCTGGTTCGATTTATCGTCATGGCAACCGGCAGGCAGAAATTCTTTCCTGGCACTGGTCAGACAGTAATAAATTCTCCTGCCCGGAAAAAACCACACGGCATCAACAGCTATGGCTGGACAGTGAACAGACACTATGCGTTAAGGTGAAGTTTCATCAGTCGATGCGAAAACCGGTTTTGGGGTTTTATCTCCGCGATCAATTTGGCACGGAACTCATGGGTGAAAACACTTACAACGCAGGGATCTCTCTGACAGGCACAGCAGGAAATGAGACGACGATAGAGTTCCGCTTCGGCTTGCATCTTCGCCCCGGAACCTATACGCTGTGTCTGGGTCTGGTGGATGATCCTGCGCAGCCGGTCTGTCTCGACTGGATAGATCAGGCCATGTTTCTGCATGTACACGATCCGAAGCCTGGTCGTGTCATCCATGGTCTGTTTGCCGAGCCTGTTTCGGTGCGTACACTGGCATCCTGA
- a CDS encoding ABC transporter permease, with translation MVVQIRTAERPPRWQDALPWRMRLWHRRNLIQQLIRREVVGRYRGSLLGTLWAVCLPLFAVAVYTLVFGLILKQRWPGREGIEFPLLVWTGLAVFNTLAEILQRAPSVILAQPNLVKKVVFPLEVLPVMLVGTSLVPLGISLSAVGVGAVWITGELPHVPVLIINLFLLMLFLQGTAWLLAGIGTFLRDLQPMMQALCPLLLFLSPILYPLDVVPTAWQTLFWLNPLTVLVEGMRSALLHTASPPLWAWVLCLVNCLIAWNLGSFVFTRTRPDMADVV, from the coding sequence CCGATGGCAGGACGCCCTGCCTTGGCGTATGCGACTCTGGCATCGTCGTAATCTGATTCAGCAACTGATCCGTCGTGAAGTGGTGGGACGTTATCGGGGTTCGCTGCTGGGCACCTTGTGGGCTGTCTGCCTGCCCTTATTTGCAGTAGCTGTCTATACTCTGGTATTTGGCTTAATCCTGAAACAGCGCTGGCCTGGTCGCGAAGGCATCGAATTTCCTCTCCTCGTCTGGACTGGACTAGCTGTCTTTAACACACTCGCTGAAATCCTGCAACGTGCCCCCTCCGTGATACTCGCTCAACCCAACCTGGTGAAGAAAGTAGTCTTCCCACTGGAGGTTCTGCCCGTCATGCTGGTTGGCACCAGCCTGGTTCCCTTGGGCATCTCCTTGTCTGCAGTTGGTGTTGGCGCCGTCTGGATTACGGGGGAACTACCCCATGTGCCAGTCTTGATCATCAACCTGTTTCTGCTGATGCTTTTCCTGCAGGGAACAGCCTGGCTGCTGGCAGGAATTGGAACCTTCCTGCGCGATCTGCAGCCCATGATGCAGGCGCTTTGTCCGCTGCTCTTGTTTCTGTCTCCGATTCTGTATCCACTGGACGTTGTGCCCACAGCCTGGCAGACACTGTTCTGGCTGAATCCTCTCACCGTGCTGGTGGAGGGAATGCGCTCTGCCCTGTTGCACACGGCCAGTCCACCGCTCTGGGCCTGGGTTCTCTGCCTGGTAAATTGCCTGATAGCCTGGAACCTGGGCAGTTTCGTCTTTACACGTACCCGACCTGATATGGCAGATGTGGTTTAA